The following are encoded in a window of Chloroflexota bacterium genomic DNA:
- a CDS encoding S1 RNA-binding domain-containing protein, giving the protein MTTTDDAPAAGAVAETMPPDDMPALESMEALLEEASAQLPSIGRGDVLEGVVVGIEPDEILVDIGLKAEGFVPEREQWDNRLEEPRPTYSLGETVLVYVVQPEGDGRAMLSFRRAEQEKVWRATEELFEKGEIIDATILEYNKGGVLVDVGPRGFVPLSQLTSLRRGASDETEDELAARLAELVGRKINVKIIELDRRRNRLILSERVAEREVRSRRREVLLDELQVGQVRQGIVSNICSFGAFVDLGGADGLAHISELSWSRVESPEEILKPGQEIEVYVLSLDREDKKIALSLRRATKDPWQSLESKYGVNEIVEGEVTKLAPFGAFVRLTDGIEGLAHASDLGDAALDSMREGDFGKFQILSIDAGRRRIRLSPLPTEVADSATMEA; this is encoded by the coding sequence TTGACCACAACCGACGACGCGCCGGCCGCCGGCGCCGTCGCGGAGACTATGCCGCCGGACGACATGCCGGCGCTTGAGTCCATGGAAGCCTTGCTGGAAGAGGCAAGCGCGCAGCTGCCCAGTATTGGCCGCGGCGACGTCCTCGAGGGGGTCGTCGTCGGCATCGAGCCCGACGAGATCCTGGTGGACATCGGCCTCAAGGCCGAGGGCTTCGTGCCCGAGCGCGAGCAGTGGGACAACCGGCTCGAGGAGCCTCGCCCGACCTATTCGCTGGGCGAAACGGTGCTCGTCTACGTGGTGCAGCCAGAGGGCGACGGGCGCGCCATGCTCTCCTTCCGCCGCGCCGAGCAGGAGAAGGTCTGGCGCGCCACCGAGGAGCTCTTCGAAAAGGGCGAAATCATAGACGCGACCATTCTCGAATACAACAAGGGCGGCGTGCTGGTGGACGTGGGGCCGCGCGGCTTCGTGCCGCTGTCGCAGCTCACCAGCTTGCGGCGCGGCGCCAGCGACGAGACCGAAGACGAGCTGGCCGCGCGGCTGGCGGAGCTTGTGGGCCGCAAGATCAACGTCAAGATCATCGAGCTTGACCGTCGCCGCAATCGCCTGATCCTCTCCGAGCGCGTCGCGGAGCGCGAGGTCCGCTCGCGCCGCCGCGAGGTGTTGCTGGACGAGCTGCAGGTCGGGCAGGTGCGGCAGGGCATCGTGAGCAACATTTGCAGCTTCGGCGCCTTCGTTGACCTGGGCGGCGCGGACGGTTTGGCCCACATCTCCGAGCTCTCCTGGAGCCGGGTGGAAAGCCCCGAGGAGATTCTGAAGCCGGGCCAGGAGATCGAGGTCTACGTGCTGTCCCTCGACCGCGAGGACAAGAAGATCGCCCTCAGCCTGCGCCGGGCGACCAAGGACCCATGGCAGTCGCTGGAGTCCAAGTACGGCGTCAATGAAATCGTCGAGGGCGAGGTGACCAAGCTGGCGCCGTTTGGGGCCTTCGTGCGGCTCACCGACGGCATCGAAGGGCTGGCCCACGCCTCCGATCTCGGCGACGCGGCGCTCGATTCGATGCGCGAAGGCGACTTCGGCAAGTTCCAGATCCTGAGCATCGACGCCGGCCGGCGGCGAATCCGGTTGTCACCCTTACCCACCGAGGTCGCCGATAGTGCGACAATGGAGGCGTAG
- a CDS encoding SDR family oxidoreductase: MAGALAITGAGRGIGRAIALRMAREGWAVAVSDINGDSAAAVAAEIEQAGVRARGDALDVTDPDAVSAWVNEVDADLGGLTGAVANAGIITIQPLLEVAPEEWRRIMAVNLDGAFFFSQAAGRVMAPRGRGSIVIISSASSRRPSLWLGPYSTSKTALHGLTRNLALELSEHQVRVNAISPGLVDTDMWEKIDRERGGRQGREAGEVFAEMIKMVPLGRAQVPEDVATAAAFLLSEETAYITGQNISYDGGFQMP; this comes from the coding sequence ATGGCGGGGGCACTGGCCATCACCGGCGCCGGACGGGGCATCGGTCGAGCGATCGCGTTGCGCATGGCGCGCGAGGGCTGGGCCGTCGCGGTGTCCGATATCAACGGCGACAGCGCCGCCGCCGTGGCCGCCGAGATCGAGCAGGCCGGCGTTCGCGCACGCGGAGACGCGCTCGACGTCACCGACCCCGACGCCGTCTCGGCCTGGGTGAACGAGGTGGACGCCGACTTGGGCGGACTTACCGGCGCGGTGGCGAACGCCGGCATCATCACCATCCAGCCGCTGCTGGAGGTCGCGCCCGAGGAGTGGCGCCGGATCATGGCGGTCAATCTCGACGGCGCATTCTTTTTCAGTCAGGCCGCCGGACGGGTCATGGCGCCGCGGGGTCGCGGCAGCATCGTCATCATCTCCTCGGCGTCGTCCCGCCGCCCATCGCTCTGGCTGGGGCCATACAGCACTAGCAAGACCGCCCTCCACGGGCTCACGCGCAACCTGGCCCTGGAGCTGAGCGAGCACCAGGTCCGAGTCAATGCCATCAGCCCCGGTCTCGTCGATACCGACATGTGGGAGAAGATCGACCGCGAGAGAGGCGGTCGCCAGGGCCGGGAAGCCGGCGAGGTGTTCGCCGAGATGATCAAGATGGTCCCCTTGGGCCGCGCGCAGGTACCCGAGGATGTGGCCACCGCCGCCGCATTCCTGCTGTCCGAGGAAACCGCGTACATCACCGGGCAAAACATCAGCTACGACGGCGGCTTCCAGATGCCCTGA
- a CDS encoding DUF309 domain-containing protein, translating into MCSRVSPSCGCDGPPDAALRRGAALFNQREFYAQHEVLEDAWRAESRPVRDLYRGILQVGVGCYHLSRGNHRGACNLLRYGLARLEPFEPRCMGVDVTALRSDAARALAVLEALGPDRLKDFKERLLPRVAFVESTSA; encoded by the coding sequence GTGTGCAGCCGGGTTTCCCCATCCTGTGGCTGCGACGGTCCGCCGGACGCGGCGCTGCGGCGTGGGGCGGCGCTCTTCAATCAACGAGAGTTCTATGCCCAGCATGAGGTGCTCGAAGACGCCTGGCGGGCCGAATCCAGACCCGTGCGCGACTTGTACCGCGGAATCTTGCAGGTTGGCGTCGGGTGCTATCACCTCTCGCGCGGGAACCATCGCGGCGCCTGCAACCTGCTGCGCTACGGCTTGGCGCGCCTGGAGCCGTTCGAGCCGAGGTGCATGGGGGTGGACGTGACGGCGCTGCGGAGTGACGCGGCGCGTGCGCTGGCGGTGCTCGAAGCGCTGGGACCGGACCGGCTGAAAGACTTCAAGGAGCGTCTGCTCCCGCGAGTGGCTTTTGTCGAGTCGACGTCTGCCTGA